One Elaeis guineensis isolate ETL-2024a chromosome 10, EG11, whole genome shotgun sequence genomic window carries:
- the LOC105053107 gene encoding uncharacterized protein isoform X6: MEVEHLLEEDKSGLASDEPTRHFDGCVSNERLPSKKSDFEGLSQSENAEADSQRLNARLEYIEVMLQKVKQEERLRLSSESLNHSTKCMDVNCQTSDGCNETQACNDKLQPENTSMETAPSSMVINGSCSAQLGSAEACLGPANEVVMSRSSVSECTSSKPDFSILKREICLDNLSIRELQEAFRATFGRQTSVKDKLWLKRRIAMGLTNSCDVPTTSYVIKDNKRVHKEMKEEPSRLQKSQTEAGSLSMDPVNDLTINNSQNLPSSPTDQTEDQQVYSKRLRKPLCEDDEKNENLQMEQFAGKRVRKPTRRYIEELSEFETRECTAKLLSSVKNSGHCQSSPKSRIRPVHDIGSQGISFATRQDSLGGLGIQVPFVSRVRRGRPRKNLATLMKYHPSGIASNRVRKALRIPAMQQNTESGSRLRKARALPMYIPQRNFVDERGKRDVETINGDEEQYLRLEKFDAAGDNTDDNADSRPLLKGGVRRKHHRAWTLGEVLKLVDGVARYGAGRWSEIRRLAFASYSYRTSVDLKDKWRNLLRASLAHGPTDKGAKNSRKHASIPIPTNILSRVRELAEMHSQTGIELGPSKITGRGGRIVQEKGSGFL, translated from the exons ATGGAGGTTGAGCATCTGCTTGAGGAAGATAAGAGTGGACTTGCTTCAGATGAACCTACAAGACATTTTGATGGATGCGTTTCTAATGAAAGGTTGCCCTCCAAAAAGTCTGACTTTGAAG GACTTTCACAATCCGAAAATGCTGAAGCTGATTCACAAAGGTTGAATGCTAGGCTTGAG TATATAGAGGTGATGTTGCAAAAGGTTAAACAGGAAGAGAGGTTGCGGTTATCGTCTGAATCTCTAAATCATTCTACCAAGTGCATGGATGTAAATTGTCAGACTTCTGACGGTTGTAATGAGACACAAGCCTGCAATGACAAGCTCCAACCTGAGAATACTTCCATGGAAACTGCTCCTTCTTCTATGGTAATAAATGGCAGCTGCAGTGCTCAATTAGGAAGTGCAGAAGCATGCTTAGGACCTGCAAATGAGGTAGTCATGAGTAGATCTTCAGTTTCTGAATGCACTAGCTCAAAGCCTGATTTTTCTATTCTAAAAAGGGAGatttgtttggataatctttcaATAAGAGAGCTTCAGGAAGCATTCAGAGCTACCTTTGGTCGTCAGACTTCTGTCAAAGACAAATTGTGGCTTAAGCGACGGATTGCAATGGGATTAACTAACTCCTGTGATGTTCCAACTACAAGTTATGTGATCAAAGATAATAAAAGAGTTCACAAGGAAATGAAAGAAGAGCCATCCAGGTTGCAAAAATCTCAGACTGAAGCTGGTTCTTTGTCCATGGATCCAGTTAATGATCTGACAATTAATAATTCCCAAAATTTACCATCTAGCCCTACTGACCAAACTGAAGACCAGCAAGTGTACAGCAAGCGACTTAGAAAACCTCTTTGTGAGGATGATGAGAAGAATGAAAATCTTCAAATGGAACAGTTTGCTGGCAAAAGGGTGAGGAAGCCTACTAGGCGGTACATTGAAGAACTTTCAGAATTTGAGACCAGGGAGTGTACTGCTAAATTGTTATCTTCAGTAAAAAATTCTGGACATTGCCAGTCCTCTCCAAAATCTCGGATCAGGCCGGTTCATGATATTGGCTCCCAGGGCATAAGCTTTGCCACCAGGCAGGACTCTCTAggaggacttggtattcaggtACCATTTGTCTCCAGGGTGAGAAGAGGGCGCCCAAGGAAGAATCTTGCGACTCTCATG AAATACCATCCTAGTGGCATTGCATCCAACCGGGTAAGAAAAGCTCTGAGGATTCCTGCCATGCAACAAAATACTGAAAGTGGAAGCAGATTAAGGAAAGCCAGAGCTCTACCTATGTATATTCCACAGCGG aactttgttGATGAGAGAGGAAAAAGGGATGTAGAAACAATTAACGGTGATGAGGAGCAATATCTGAGGCTTGAAAAGTTTGATGCAGCTGGAGATAACACAGATGATAATGCTGATAGTCGGCCACTATTGAAAGGTGGTGTTAGAAGGAAGCATCATCGAGCCTGGACTCTTGGTGAGGTTTTGAAGTTAGTTGATGGAGTAGCTAGGTATGGAGCTGGTAGGTGGTCTGAGATCAGACGGCTAGCCTTTGCCTCTTACTCTTATCGCACCTCTGTTGATCTTAAG GATAAATGGCGGAACCTGCTGAGAGCAAGCTTGGCGCATGGTCCCACGGACAAAGGG GCCAAGAACTCCAGAAAACACGCTTCGATCCCGATACCAACAAATATCCTATCACGAGTAAGGGAGCTGGCAGAGATGCACTCACAGACTGGTATTGAGCTTGGTCCAAGCAAGATTACTGGCCGTGGTGGGAGAATTGTACAGGAAAAAGGATCTGGATTTTTATGA
- the LOC105053107 gene encoding uncharacterized protein isoform X7, producing the protein MLQKVKQEERLRLSSESLNHSTKCMDVNCQTSDGCNETQACNDKLQPENTSMETAPSSMVINGSCSAQLGSAEACLGPANEVVMSRSSVSECTSSKPDFSILKREICLDNLSIRELQEAFRATFGRQTSVKDKLWLKRRIAMGLTNSCDVPTTSYVIKDNKRVHKEMKEEPSRLQKSQTEAGSLSMDPVNDLTINNSQNLPSSPTDQTEDQQVYSKRLRKPLCEDDEKNENLQMEQFAGKRVRKPTRRYIEELSEFETRECTAKLLSSVKNSGHCQSSPKSRIRPVHDIGSQGISFATRQDSLGGLGIQVPFVSRVRRGRPRKNLATLMKYHPSGIASNRVRKALRIPAMQQNTESGSRLRKARALPMYIPQRNFVDERGKRDVETINGDEEQYLRLEKFDAAGDNTDDNADSRPLLKGGVRRKHHRAWTLGEVLKLVDGVARYGAGRWSEIRRLAFASYSYRTSVDLKDKWRNLLRASLAHGPTDKGAKNSRKHASIPIPTNILSRVRELAEMHSQTGIELGPSKITGRGGRIVQEKGSGFL; encoded by the exons ATGTTGCAAAAGGTTAAACAGGAAGAGAGGTTGCGGTTATCGTCTGAATCTCTAAATCATTCTACCAAGTGCATGGATGTAAATTGTCAGACTTCTGACGGTTGTAATGAGACACAAGCCTGCAATGACAAGCTCCAACCTGAGAATACTTCCATGGAAACTGCTCCTTCTTCTATGGTAATAAATGGCAGCTGCAGTGCTCAATTAGGAAGTGCAGAAGCATGCTTAGGACCTGCAAATGAGGTAGTCATGAGTAGATCTTCAGTTTCTGAATGCACTAGCTCAAAGCCTGATTTTTCTATTCTAAAAAGGGAGatttgtttggataatctttcaATAAGAGAGCTTCAGGAAGCATTCAGAGCTACCTTTGGTCGTCAGACTTCTGTCAAAGACAAATTGTGGCTTAAGCGACGGATTGCAATGGGATTAACTAACTCCTGTGATGTTCCAACTACAAGTTATGTGATCAAAGATAATAAAAGAGTTCACAAGGAAATGAAAGAAGAGCCATCCAGGTTGCAAAAATCTCAGACTGAAGCTGGTTCTTTGTCCATGGATCCAGTTAATGATCTGACAATTAATAATTCCCAAAATTTACCATCTAGCCCTACTGACCAAACTGAAGACCAGCAAGTGTACAGCAAGCGACTTAGAAAACCTCTTTGTGAGGATGATGAGAAGAATGAAAATCTTCAAATGGAACAGTTTGCTGGCAAAAGGGTGAGGAAGCCTACTAGGCGGTACATTGAAGAACTTTCAGAATTTGAGACCAGGGAGTGTACTGCTAAATTGTTATCTTCAGTAAAAAATTCTGGACATTGCCAGTCCTCTCCAAAATCTCGGATCAGGCCGGTTCATGATATTGGCTCCCAGGGCATAAGCTTTGCCACCAGGCAGGACTCTCTAggaggacttggtattcaggtACCATTTGTCTCCAGGGTGAGAAGAGGGCGCCCAAGGAAGAATCTTGCGACTCTCATG AAATACCATCCTAGTGGCATTGCATCCAACCGGGTAAGAAAAGCTCTGAGGATTCCTGCCATGCAACAAAATACTGAAAGTGGAAGCAGATTAAGGAAAGCCAGAGCTCTACCTATGTATATTCCACAGCGG aactttgttGATGAGAGAGGAAAAAGGGATGTAGAAACAATTAACGGTGATGAGGAGCAATATCTGAGGCTTGAAAAGTTTGATGCAGCTGGAGATAACACAGATGATAATGCTGATAGTCGGCCACTATTGAAAGGTGGTGTTAGAAGGAAGCATCATCGAGCCTGGACTCTTGGTGAGGTTTTGAAGTTAGTTGATGGAGTAGCTAGGTATGGAGCTGGTAGGTGGTCTGAGATCAGACGGCTAGCCTTTGCCTCTTACTCTTATCGCACCTCTGTTGATCTTAAG GATAAATGGCGGAACCTGCTGAGAGCAAGCTTGGCGCATGGTCCCACGGACAAAGGG GCCAAGAACTCCAGAAAACACGCTTCGATCCCGATACCAACAAATATCCTATCACGAGTAAGGGAGCTGGCAGAGATGCACTCACAGACTGGTATTGAGCTTGGTCCAAGCAAGATTACTGGCCGTGGTGGGAGAATTGTACAGGAAAAAGGATCTGGATTTTTATGA